A genomic region of Eucalyptus grandis isolate ANBG69807.140 chromosome 5, ASM1654582v1, whole genome shotgun sequence contains the following coding sequences:
- the LOC104443477 gene encoding uncharacterized protein LOC104443477 isoform X8, with the protein MADSGRSRIIPDGWIFKPKGWRGSDASHYFCPATGQIFSTYKALMHYVEYAKKAKVSIYAPDFDADNSSGKRKGRSRTKTHVCTPATRGEVPSKGTKATSAALEQLPSDVGQITVPKSGISGTFPPKSWEEACLPDSKEASPAVNNIKVYRKRTQTGSGALKQLPSDVGQSNVLKFGIGGGFPPKGWKEACPADPEEVFPADDQTKVPQKRTQAGSATLKQHPSDVGQSKVLKFGIGGEFPPKLWKEACPADPEELFPAVDQTKIPCKRTQAGSAALKELPSDVGQKKALKSGIGGEFPPKGWKEECLADPKEVFPATKFTKVYHKRTQAGSAALKQLPSDVGQNKVLKFGVGGEFPSEGWKEACPADPAEVFPAVDNTKVTCKTTQAGSAALEQLPSAVGNIKVPKFEISENVPCKKRKEAYPSDAKELSPDVKQTKVPMVAMKAEFLPERREEACWPDLKELSPGGDRPNDQRSALGVEYPPKRLREGYLQLSPAVDQTSIWSTPAREKLPPRRKNSKLGAIDESEVNIGSMDMNPMGDFGGVQQYIPVEGGSSETAYDWTFVANIFPFPAGSEAGEEPTISALDSSFQCYMEPSRPYIEHQYHRRDKSTRPTVGQLRKKAT; encoded by the exons ATGGCTGATTCTGGTAGATCTAGAATTATCCCTGATGGCTGGATTTTCAAGCCCAAGGGCTGGCGTGGATCTGATGCCTCG CATTACTTCTGTCCTGCCACAGGCCAAATCTTTTCAACCTATAAAGCCCTTATGCACTATGTGGAATATGCCAAAAAGGCAAAAGTTTCCATTTACGCACCG GACTTTGATGCTGATAATTCAtcaggaaagagaaaaggtcGCTCGCGTACTAAGACCCATGTTTGTACACCAGCGACCAGAGGAGAAGTTCCAAGCAAAGGGACAAAGGCTACATCGGCAGCTCTTGAGCAGCTTCCCTCAG ATGTTGGTCAGATCACAGTTCCGAAGTCTGGAATAAGTGGAACATTTCCTCCTAAAAGTTGGGAAGAAGCATGCCTGCCAGATTCAAAGGAGGCTTCCCCAG CCGTCAATAACATCAAAGTTTATCGCAAAAGGACACAGACTGGCTCAGGAGCTCTCAAGCAGCTTCCCTCAG ATGTTGGCCAGAGCAATGTTCTGAAGTTTGGAATAGGGGGAGGATTTCCTCCTAAAGGATGGAAGGAAGCATGCCCTGCGGATCCAGAAGAAGTTTTCCCAG CCGATGATCAGACGAAAGTTCCTCAAAAAAGGACACAGGCTGGCTCAGCAACTCTCAAGCAGCATCCCTCAG ATGTTGGCCAGAGCAAGGTTCTGAAGTTTGGAATAGGTGGAGAATTTCCTCCTAAACTATGGAAGGAAGCGTGCCCGGCGGATCCGGAGGAACTTTTCCCAG CTGTCGATCAGACGAAAATTCCTTGCAAGAGGACACAGGCTGGCTCAGCAGCTCTCAAGGAGCTTCCCTCAG ATGTTGGCCAGAAAAAGGCTCTGAAGTCTGGAATAGGTGGAGAATTTCCTCCTAAAGGATGGAAGGAAGAATGCCTGGCAGATCCAAAGGAGGTTTTCCCAG CCACCAAGTTCACTAAAGTTTATCACAAAAGGACACAGGCTGGCTCAGCAGCTCTCAAGCAGCTTCCCTCAG aTGTTGGCCAGAACAAGGTTCTGAAGTTTGGAGTAGGTGGAGAATTTCCTTCTGAAGGATGGAAGGAAGCATGCCCGGCTGATCCGGCGGAAGTTTTCCCAG CTGTCGATAACACCAAAGTTACTTGCAAAACGACACAGGCAGGCTCAGCAGCTCTCGAGCAGCTTCCCTCAG CTGTTGGTAACATCAAGGTTCCGAAGTTTGAAATTAGTGAAAATGTTCCCTGTAAAAAGCGGAAGGAAGCATACCCGTCGGATGCAAAGGAGCTTTCCCCAG ATGTTAAACAGACCAAAGTCCCAATGGTAGCAATGAAAGCAGAATTTCTTCCGGAAAGGAGGGAGGAAGCTTGTTGGCCAGATCTGAAGGAGCTTTCCCCAG GGGGTGATCGCCCCAACGACCAGAGGTCAGCGTTAGGAGTAGAATATCCTCCCAAAAGGCTGAGGGAAGGTTATCTGCAGCTTTCCCCAG CTGTAGATCAGACCAGCATTTGGAGCACGCCAGCTAGGGAGAAGCTTCCTCCTAGAAGAAAGAACTCCAAATTAGGGGCCATCGACGAGA GTGAGGTAAACATCGGCTCAATGGACATGAATCCCATGGGGGATTTCGGTGGTGTTCAACAGTACATTCCAGTTGAAGGGGGCTCAAGCGAGACAGCTTATGACTGGACTTTTGTAGCAAATATTTTCCCCTTCCCAGCCGGGTCTGAAGCAGGTGAGGAACCCACCATCTCTGCCCTAGACAGTAGTTTCCAATGTTACATGGAGCCGAGCAGGCCATACATAGAGCATCAATATCACAGGAGAGACAAGAGCACTCGCCCGACTGTTGGGCAACTCAGGAAAAAGGCAACTTGA
- the LOC104443477 gene encoding uncharacterized protein LOC104443477 isoform X7 yields the protein MADSGRSRIIPDGWIFKPKGWRGSDASHYFCPATGQIFSTYKALMHYVEYAKKAKVSIYAPDFDADNSSGKRKGRSRTKTHVCTPATRGEVPSKGTKATSAALEQLPSDVGQITVPKSGISGTFPPKSWEEACLPDSKEASPAVNNIKVYRKRTQTGSGALKQLPSDVGQSNVLKFGIGGGFPPKGWKEACPADPEEVFPADDQTKVPQKRTQAGSATLKQHPSDVGQSKVLKFGIGGEFPPKLWKEACPADPEELFPAVDQTKIPCKRTQAGSAALKELPSDVGQKKALKSGIGGEFPPKGWKEECLADPKEVFPATKFTKVYHKRTQAGSAALKQLPSDVGQNKVLKFGVGGEFPSEGWKEACPADPAEVFPAIDHTKCTLQRTQAGSSALKQLPSAVGNIKVPKFEISENVPCKKRKEAYPSDAKELSPDVKQTKVPMVAMKAEFLPERREEACWPDLKELSPGGDRPNDQRSALGVEYPPKRLREGYLQLSPAVDQTSIWSTPAREKLPPRRKNSKLGAIDESEVNIGSMDMNPMGDFGGVQQYIPVEGGSSETAYDWTFVANIFPFPAGSEAGEEPTISALDSSFQCYMEPSRPYIEHQYHRRDKSTRPTVGQLRKKAT from the exons ATGGCTGATTCTGGTAGATCTAGAATTATCCCTGATGGCTGGATTTTCAAGCCCAAGGGCTGGCGTGGATCTGATGCCTCG CATTACTTCTGTCCTGCCACAGGCCAAATCTTTTCAACCTATAAAGCCCTTATGCACTATGTGGAATATGCCAAAAAGGCAAAAGTTTCCATTTACGCACCG GACTTTGATGCTGATAATTCAtcaggaaagagaaaaggtcGCTCGCGTACTAAGACCCATGTTTGTACACCAGCGACCAGAGGAGAAGTTCCAAGCAAAGGGACAAAGGCTACATCGGCAGCTCTTGAGCAGCTTCCCTCAG ATGTTGGTCAGATCACAGTTCCGAAGTCTGGAATAAGTGGAACATTTCCTCCTAAAAGTTGGGAAGAAGCATGCCTGCCAGATTCAAAGGAGGCTTCCCCAG CCGTCAATAACATCAAAGTTTATCGCAAAAGGACACAGACTGGCTCAGGAGCTCTCAAGCAGCTTCCCTCAG ATGTTGGCCAGAGCAATGTTCTGAAGTTTGGAATAGGGGGAGGATTTCCTCCTAAAGGATGGAAGGAAGCATGCCCTGCGGATCCAGAAGAAGTTTTCCCAG CCGATGATCAGACGAAAGTTCCTCAAAAAAGGACACAGGCTGGCTCAGCAACTCTCAAGCAGCATCCCTCAG ATGTTGGCCAGAGCAAGGTTCTGAAGTTTGGAATAGGTGGAGAATTTCCTCCTAAACTATGGAAGGAAGCGTGCCCGGCGGATCCGGAGGAACTTTTCCCAG CTGTCGATCAGACGAAAATTCCTTGCAAGAGGACACAGGCTGGCTCAGCAGCTCTCAAGGAGCTTCCCTCAG ATGTTGGCCAGAAAAAGGCTCTGAAGTCTGGAATAGGTGGAGAATTTCCTCCTAAAGGATGGAAGGAAGAATGCCTGGCAGATCCAAAGGAGGTTTTCCCAG CCACCAAGTTCACTAAAGTTTATCACAAAAGGACACAGGCTGGCTCAGCAGCTCTCAAGCAGCTTCCCTCAG aTGTTGGCCAGAACAAGGTTCTGAAGTTTGGAGTAGGTGGAGAATTTCCTTCTGAAGGATGGAAGGAAGCATGCCCGGCTGATCCGGCGGAAGTTTTCCCAG CCATCGATCACACCAAATGTACTCTCCAAAGGACACAGGCTGGCTCATCAGCTCTCAAGCAGCTTCCCTCAG CTGTTGGTAACATCAAGGTTCCGAAGTTTGAAATTAGTGAAAATGTTCCCTGTAAAAAGCGGAAGGAAGCATACCCGTCGGATGCAAAGGAGCTTTCCCCAG ATGTTAAACAGACCAAAGTCCCAATGGTAGCAATGAAAGCAGAATTTCTTCCGGAAAGGAGGGAGGAAGCTTGTTGGCCAGATCTGAAGGAGCTTTCCCCAG GGGGTGATCGCCCCAACGACCAGAGGTCAGCGTTAGGAGTAGAATATCCTCCCAAAAGGCTGAGGGAAGGTTATCTGCAGCTTTCCCCAG CTGTAGATCAGACCAGCATTTGGAGCACGCCAGCTAGGGAGAAGCTTCCTCCTAGAAGAAAGAACTCCAAATTAGGGGCCATCGACGAGA GTGAGGTAAACATCGGCTCAATGGACATGAATCCCATGGGGGATTTCGGTGGTGTTCAACAGTACATTCCAGTTGAAGGGGGCTCAAGCGAGACAGCTTATGACTGGACTTTTGTAGCAAATATTTTCCCCTTCCCAGCCGGGTCTGAAGCAGGTGAGGAACCCACCATCTCTGCCCTAGACAGTAGTTTCCAATGTTACATGGAGCCGAGCAGGCCATACATAGAGCATCAATATCACAGGAGAGACAAGAGCACTCGCCCGACTGTTGGGCAACTCAGGAAAAAGGCAACTTGA
- the LOC104443477 gene encoding uncharacterized protein LOC104443477 isoform X4 — protein MADSGRSRIIPDGWIFKPKGWRGSDASHYFCPATGQIFSTYKALMHYVEYAKKAKVSIYAPDFDADNSSGKRKGRSRTKTHVCTPATRGEVPSKGTKATSAALEQLPSDVGQITVPKSGISGTFPPKSWEEACLPDSKEASPAVNNIKVYRKRTQTGSGALKQLPSDVGQSNVLKFGIGGGFPPKGWKEACPADPEEVFPADDQTKVPQKRTQAGSATLKQHPSDVGQSKVLKFGIGGEFPPKLWKEACPADPEELFPAVDQTKIPCKRTQAGSAALKELPSDVGQKKALKSGIGGEFPPKGWKEECLADPKEVFPATKFTKVYHKRTQAGSAALKQLPSDVGQNKVLKFGVGGEFPSEGWKEACPADPAEVFPAVDNTKVTCKTTQAGSAALEQLPSDIAQNKTLKFGIGGGFPPEEWKEAYPVDPEEVFPAIDHTKCTLQRTQAGSSALKQLPSAVGNIKVPKFEISENVPCKKRKEAYPSDAKELSPGGDRPNDQRSALGVEYPPKRLREGYLQLSPAVDQTSIWSTPAREKLPPRRKNSKLGAIDESEVNIGSMDMNPMGDFGGVQQYIPVEGGSSETAYDWTFVANIFPFPAGSEAGEEPTISALDSSFQCYMEPSRPYIEHQYHRRDKSTRPTVGQLRKKAT, from the exons ATGGCTGATTCTGGTAGATCTAGAATTATCCCTGATGGCTGGATTTTCAAGCCCAAGGGCTGGCGTGGATCTGATGCCTCG CATTACTTCTGTCCTGCCACAGGCCAAATCTTTTCAACCTATAAAGCCCTTATGCACTATGTGGAATATGCCAAAAAGGCAAAAGTTTCCATTTACGCACCG GACTTTGATGCTGATAATTCAtcaggaaagagaaaaggtcGCTCGCGTACTAAGACCCATGTTTGTACACCAGCGACCAGAGGAGAAGTTCCAAGCAAAGGGACAAAGGCTACATCGGCAGCTCTTGAGCAGCTTCCCTCAG ATGTTGGTCAGATCACAGTTCCGAAGTCTGGAATAAGTGGAACATTTCCTCCTAAAAGTTGGGAAGAAGCATGCCTGCCAGATTCAAAGGAGGCTTCCCCAG CCGTCAATAACATCAAAGTTTATCGCAAAAGGACACAGACTGGCTCAGGAGCTCTCAAGCAGCTTCCCTCAG ATGTTGGCCAGAGCAATGTTCTGAAGTTTGGAATAGGGGGAGGATTTCCTCCTAAAGGATGGAAGGAAGCATGCCCTGCGGATCCAGAAGAAGTTTTCCCAG CCGATGATCAGACGAAAGTTCCTCAAAAAAGGACACAGGCTGGCTCAGCAACTCTCAAGCAGCATCCCTCAG ATGTTGGCCAGAGCAAGGTTCTGAAGTTTGGAATAGGTGGAGAATTTCCTCCTAAACTATGGAAGGAAGCGTGCCCGGCGGATCCGGAGGAACTTTTCCCAG CTGTCGATCAGACGAAAATTCCTTGCAAGAGGACACAGGCTGGCTCAGCAGCTCTCAAGGAGCTTCCCTCAG ATGTTGGCCAGAAAAAGGCTCTGAAGTCTGGAATAGGTGGAGAATTTCCTCCTAAAGGATGGAAGGAAGAATGCCTGGCAGATCCAAAGGAGGTTTTCCCAG CCACCAAGTTCACTAAAGTTTATCACAAAAGGACACAGGCTGGCTCAGCAGCTCTCAAGCAGCTTCCCTCAG aTGTTGGCCAGAACAAGGTTCTGAAGTTTGGAGTAGGTGGAGAATTTCCTTCTGAAGGATGGAAGGAAGCATGCCCGGCTGATCCGGCGGAAGTTTTCCCAG CTGTCGATAACACCAAAGTTACTTGCAAAACGACACAGGCAGGCTCAGCAGCTCTCGAGCAGCTTCCCTCAG ATATTGCCCAGAACAAGACTCTGAAGTTTGGAATAGGTGGCGGATTTCCTCCTGAGGAATGGAAGGAAGCATACCCAGTGGATCCGGAGGAAGTTTTCCCAG CCATCGATCACACCAAATGTACTCTCCAAAGGACACAGGCTGGCTCATCAGCTCTCAAGCAGCTTCCCTCAG CTGTTGGTAACATCAAGGTTCCGAAGTTTGAAATTAGTGAAAATGTTCCCTGTAAAAAGCGGAAGGAAGCATACCCGTCGGATGCAAAGGAGCTTTCCCCAG GGGGTGATCGCCCCAACGACCAGAGGTCAGCGTTAGGAGTAGAATATCCTCCCAAAAGGCTGAGGGAAGGTTATCTGCAGCTTTCCCCAG CTGTAGATCAGACCAGCATTTGGAGCACGCCAGCTAGGGAGAAGCTTCCTCCTAGAAGAAAGAACTCCAAATTAGGGGCCATCGACGAGA GTGAGGTAAACATCGGCTCAATGGACATGAATCCCATGGGGGATTTCGGTGGTGTTCAACAGTACATTCCAGTTGAAGGGGGCTCAAGCGAGACAGCTTATGACTGGACTTTTGTAGCAAATATTTTCCCCTTCCCAGCCGGGTCTGAAGCAGGTGAGGAACCCACCATCTCTGCCCTAGACAGTAGTTTCCAATGTTACATGGAGCCGAGCAGGCCATACATAGAGCATCAATATCACAGGAGAGACAAGAGCACTCGCCCGACTGTTGGGCAACTCAGGAAAAAGGCAACTTGA
- the LOC104443477 gene encoding uncharacterized protein LOC104443477 isoform X3, translating to MADSGRSRIIPDGWIFKPKGWRGSDASHYFCPATGQIFSTYKALMHYVEYAKKAKVSIYAPDFDADNSSGKRKGRSRTKTHVCTPATRGEVPSKGTKATSAALEQLPSDVGQITVPKSGISGTFPPKSWEEACLPDSKEASPAVNNIKVYRKRTQTGSGALKQLPSDVGQSNVLKFGIGGGFPPKGWKEACPADPEEVFPADDQTKVPQKRTQAGSATLKQHPSDVGQSKVLKFGIGGEFPPKLWKEACPADPEELFPAVDQTKIPCKRTQAGSAALKELPSDVGQKKALKSGIGGEFPPKGWKEECLADPKEVFPATKFTKVYHKRTQAGSAALKQLPSDVGQNKVLKFGVGGEFPSEGWKEACPADPAEVFPAVDNTKVTCKTTQAGSAALEQLPSDIAQNKTLKFGIGGGFPPEEWKEAYPVDPEEVFPAIDHTKCTLQRTQAGSSALKQLPSDVKQTKVPMVAMKAEFLPERREEACWPDLKELSPGGDRPNDQRSALGVEYPPKRLREGYLQLSPAVDQTSIWSTPAREKLPPRRKNSKLGAIDESEVNIGSMDMNPMGDFGGVQQYIPVEGGSSETAYDWTFVANIFPFPAGSEAGEEPTISALDSSFQCYMEPSRPYIEHQYHRRDKSTRPTVGQLRKKAT from the exons ATGGCTGATTCTGGTAGATCTAGAATTATCCCTGATGGCTGGATTTTCAAGCCCAAGGGCTGGCGTGGATCTGATGCCTCG CATTACTTCTGTCCTGCCACAGGCCAAATCTTTTCAACCTATAAAGCCCTTATGCACTATGTGGAATATGCCAAAAAGGCAAAAGTTTCCATTTACGCACCG GACTTTGATGCTGATAATTCAtcaggaaagagaaaaggtcGCTCGCGTACTAAGACCCATGTTTGTACACCAGCGACCAGAGGAGAAGTTCCAAGCAAAGGGACAAAGGCTACATCGGCAGCTCTTGAGCAGCTTCCCTCAG ATGTTGGTCAGATCACAGTTCCGAAGTCTGGAATAAGTGGAACATTTCCTCCTAAAAGTTGGGAAGAAGCATGCCTGCCAGATTCAAAGGAGGCTTCCCCAG CCGTCAATAACATCAAAGTTTATCGCAAAAGGACACAGACTGGCTCAGGAGCTCTCAAGCAGCTTCCCTCAG ATGTTGGCCAGAGCAATGTTCTGAAGTTTGGAATAGGGGGAGGATTTCCTCCTAAAGGATGGAAGGAAGCATGCCCTGCGGATCCAGAAGAAGTTTTCCCAG CCGATGATCAGACGAAAGTTCCTCAAAAAAGGACACAGGCTGGCTCAGCAACTCTCAAGCAGCATCCCTCAG ATGTTGGCCAGAGCAAGGTTCTGAAGTTTGGAATAGGTGGAGAATTTCCTCCTAAACTATGGAAGGAAGCGTGCCCGGCGGATCCGGAGGAACTTTTCCCAG CTGTCGATCAGACGAAAATTCCTTGCAAGAGGACACAGGCTGGCTCAGCAGCTCTCAAGGAGCTTCCCTCAG ATGTTGGCCAGAAAAAGGCTCTGAAGTCTGGAATAGGTGGAGAATTTCCTCCTAAAGGATGGAAGGAAGAATGCCTGGCAGATCCAAAGGAGGTTTTCCCAG CCACCAAGTTCACTAAAGTTTATCACAAAAGGACACAGGCTGGCTCAGCAGCTCTCAAGCAGCTTCCCTCAG aTGTTGGCCAGAACAAGGTTCTGAAGTTTGGAGTAGGTGGAGAATTTCCTTCTGAAGGATGGAAGGAAGCATGCCCGGCTGATCCGGCGGAAGTTTTCCCAG CTGTCGATAACACCAAAGTTACTTGCAAAACGACACAGGCAGGCTCAGCAGCTCTCGAGCAGCTTCCCTCAG ATATTGCCCAGAACAAGACTCTGAAGTTTGGAATAGGTGGCGGATTTCCTCCTGAGGAATGGAAGGAAGCATACCCAGTGGATCCGGAGGAAGTTTTCCCAG CCATCGATCACACCAAATGTACTCTCCAAAGGACACAGGCTGGCTCATCAGCTCTCAAGCAGCTTCCCTCAG ATGTTAAACAGACCAAAGTCCCAATGGTAGCAATGAAAGCAGAATTTCTTCCGGAAAGGAGGGAGGAAGCTTGTTGGCCAGATCTGAAGGAGCTTTCCCCAG GGGGTGATCGCCCCAACGACCAGAGGTCAGCGTTAGGAGTAGAATATCCTCCCAAAAGGCTGAGGGAAGGTTATCTGCAGCTTTCCCCAG CTGTAGATCAGACCAGCATTTGGAGCACGCCAGCTAGGGAGAAGCTTCCTCCTAGAAGAAAGAACTCCAAATTAGGGGCCATCGACGAGA GTGAGGTAAACATCGGCTCAATGGACATGAATCCCATGGGGGATTTCGGTGGTGTTCAACAGTACATTCCAGTTGAAGGGGGCTCAAGCGAGACAGCTTATGACTGGACTTTTGTAGCAAATATTTTCCCCTTCCCAGCCGGGTCTGAAGCAGGTGAGGAACCCACCATCTCTGCCCTAGACAGTAGTTTCCAATGTTACATGGAGCCGAGCAGGCCATACATAGAGCATCAATATCACAGGAGAGACAAGAGCACTCGCCCGACTGTTGGGCAACTCAGGAAAAAGGCAACTTGA